A portion of the Thermothelomyces thermophilus ATCC 42464 chromosome 5, complete sequence genome contains these proteins:
- a CDS encoding NADP-dependent dehydrogenase-like protein has product MAFPYKKVLLIGATSGIGLEAANQLVAQGVNVIAVGRRQDRLDSFVAANADAPGKASGVALDISAIEQIPAFAQRIIDAHPDLDCVFLNAGIQYVMDFSKPWTVDLSKIQQEITVNYVSMVALTHAFVPFFQDKAAKQEKVAFIYTTTSLMSLPYPMVLNYSASKAALHSFILGIREQFKHAGQDVGVLELVTPLVQTELHNGQPGWGPDFNPGMPVDVFVKAALDGFVAGEETVAVGQAKAVYDEFEAEKGRRVGPVWAGIRKAMGKAHTFD; this is encoded by the exons ATGGCGTTTCCGTACAAGAAAGTCCTCTTGATCGGGGCCACCAGCGGCATTGGCCTTGAGGCGGCTAATCAGCTCGTTGCCCAAGGTGTGAATGTCATTGCAGTCGGGCGGCGGCAGGATCGACTGGACTCCTTTGTCGCCGCCAACGCGGACGCCCCCGGTAAGGCTTCGGGTGTGGCTCTTGATATCTCCGCGATCGAGCAGATCCCAGCCTTTGCTCAACG CATCATCGATGCCCACCCGGACCTTGATTGTGTGTTCCTGAACGCCGGCATACAGTATGTGATGGACTTCAGCAAACCGTGGACAGTGGACCTGTCCAAGATCCAACAGGAAATCACGGTCAACTATGTCAGCATGGTCGCCCTGACCCATGCCTTCGTTCCCTTCTTCCAGGACAAGGCTGCAAAGCAGGAGAAAGTGGCTTTCATCTA CACGACCACAAGCCTCATGAGCCTTCCATACCCGATGGTGCTGAACTACTCGGCGTCCAAAGCAGCCTTGCACTCCTTCATCCTCGGCATCCGGGAGCAATTCAAGCACGCTGGGCAGGACGTCGGCGTCCTCGAACTCGTGACACCTCTCGTGCAGA CGGAGCTGCACAACGGCCAGCCCGGCTGGGGCCCGGACTTCAACCCGGGCATGCCGGTGGACGTGTTTGTCAAGGCAGCCTTGGATGGCTTCGTGGCCGGGGAGGAGACGGTGGCGGTTGGGCAAGCCAAGGCCGTGTATGACGAATTCGAGGCCGAGAAGGGTCGGCGCGTCGGACCCGTGTGGGCCGGCATCCGCAAGGCCATGGGGAAGGCCCACACGTTCGACTAG